Proteins from one Mixophyes fleayi isolate aMixFle1 chromosome 9, aMixFle1.hap1, whole genome shotgun sequence genomic window:
- the EDF1 gene encoding endothelial differentiation-related factor 1 — protein sequence MAESDWDTVTVLRKKGPTAAQAKSKQAIVAAQRRGEDVETSKKWSAGQNKQHTITKNTAKLDRETEELHHDRVPLEVGKVIQQGRQSKGLTQKDLATRINEKPQVIADYESGKAIPSNQVMGKIERAIGLKLRGRDIGKPLEAVPKAK from the exons ATGGCGGAGAGTGACTGGGACACCGTGACCGTGCTGAGGAAGAAGGGCCCGACCGCCGCGCAGGCCAAGTCCAAGCAG GCAATTGTTGCTGCTCAGAGAAGAGGGGAGGATGTGGAGACTTCTAAAAAAT GGTCTGCAGGACAgaacaagcagcacacaatcaCCAAGAACACAGCCAAGctggacagagaaacagaggaactGCATCATGACAGAGTTCCGCTAGAAGTGGGGAAAGTCATCCAGCAGGGCCGGCAGAGCAAAGGGTTAACACAGAAGGATTTGGCCACC AGAATTAACGAGAAGCCCCAGGTGATTGCAGATTACGAGAGCGGAAAAGCTATTCCAAGTAACCAAGTCATGGGGAAGATCGAGAGAGCAATTG GTCTGAAGTTACGTGGAAGGGACATTGGAAAACCCCTCGAAGCCGTCCCAAAAGCCAAATGA